In Toxoplasma gondii ME49 chromosome X, whole genome shotgun sequence, a single genomic region encodes these proteins:
- the ISCU gene encoding iron-sulfur cluster protein ISCU (encoded by transcript TGME49_237560~Product name based on PMID:17784785 .~Signal peptide predicted by SignalP 2.0 HMM (probability 0.951) with cleavage site probability 0.699 at residue 39), with product MALARVRPLFCTAEKWTFHQSQRRFVALASPCFLSTAYGAGVSAFAKTSQLQGFPRLGGQQQLRRYSKKVHEHFFNPKNAGAFDLSDPETRSKVGTAVVGKAACGDVIKLQVLVEDGKIRDARFKTFGCGSAIASSSYATELIKGKTCDDALKLKNTDIAEYLNLPPVKVHCSLLAEDAVRHAILDYQKKQKTTQVSGSSTMDRSAGEQEQAASAAPAQ from the exons ATGGCGCTGGCACGCGTTCGACCGCTCTTTTGCACAGCAGAAAAATGGACTTTTCATCAGAGTCAGAGGCGCTTCGTTGCTCTTGCCAGcccctgcttcctctctACCGCTTATGGCGCAGGTGTGAGCGCATTCGCAAAAACATCGCAGTTGCAAGGCTTTCCTCGATTGGGTGGCCAGCAGCAACTGCGACGGTACAGCAAAAAAGTCCACGAGCATTTCTTCAACCCCAAAAATGCAG GCGCTTTTGACCTTTCCGACCCTGAGACTAGGTCCAAGGTCGGGACGGCGGTTGTTGGCAAGGCGGCTTGCGGCGACGTTATCAAGCTTCAG GTGCTAGTCGAAGATGGCAAGATCAGAGATGCGCGTTTCAAGACATTCGGTTGCGGGAGTGCGATTGCCTCTTCATCCTACGCCACGGAACTCATCAAGGGCAAGACATGCGATGACGCCCTTAAGCTGAAAAACACGGACATTGCCG AGTATCTCAACTTGCCTCCTGTTAAGGTCCACTGCAGTCTATTGGCGGAAGACGCAGTCCGCCACGCTATTTTGGACTAccaaaagaagcagaagacaacCCAAGTGTCTGGATCTTCCACTATGGATAGAAGTGCAGGCGAGCAGGAGCAAGCCGCATCCGCTGCACCTGCCCAGTAG